TCCTGGCCTCCAACATCGGGGGCACCGCCACCCTCATCGGGGACCCCCCCAACATAATGATCGGTTCCTATGCCGGTCTTACCTTCATGGACTTCGTGGAGAACCTGGGGCCGGTGGTGGCCCTTTCCATGGTGGCGCTATTCGTCTTTTCGCGTCTGGTTTACGGGAAGGACTATGCCCGGGCCAGAGTAGAAGATGTGGAAGCCTTCATCGCCAAACTTCGGGAGGAATACCGCATCACCGACGGCACGCTTCTCACCGTGGGCCTCATCATCATGACCATCGTCATTTTCTTCTTCGTGACCCACGGGATATTCCACATGGAGGTCTCGGTGGCGGCCCTTTTCGGAGCCTCCCTTCTCTTCACTTACGCCCTGGTCACCAAGAAGGTGGATCTCCTGGAGGTGGTGGAAAAGGACATCGAATGGACCACCCTTCTCTTTTTTATGTTTCTATTCATACTGGTGGGGGCGGTGGAGGAAACGGGGTTGCTGGCCATCGTGGCTGACGGGGTGTACAAACTTTCACACGGCTCCCTTACCGCAGCGATCTGTCTTATTTTGTGGGTAGCGGCCATAATGAGTGCTTTCGTAGACAACATTCCTTTCACCGCCACCATGCTTCCCATTACCGCCTATCTCACCCGGGTCATCCCCGGGGCGGAGAGCAATGTCCTGTGGTGGGCTCTGGCCCTGGGGGCCTGTTTCGGCGGAAACGGCACCATGATCGGAGCCAGTGCCAATGTGGTTACGCTGGGGATTGCCGAGGCCGCGGGACACCGGGTGAAGTTCTTTGAGTACATGAAGGTGGGTTTCGTGTACATGGTCATAAGCGTAGCCATAGCCAATATCTGGCTTTTGATCTTTTATTAGGAGGTGGAGATGCCGGTAAGATTTTTTCCACACCTGGAAAAGATAATGGTTCCCCTGGGGAAGGACGGGGCCTCGGAGGCCCTCCTTAACTTTTTGACCTGTCTTCTGCGGGGGCTTCCCGAGGATCTGGTGAAGGTGGTGTATCTGGTGCATGTGGTTTCCTCCGACGCTCTCAAAAGGGCCTCCCGGAGGGATCTGCGGCTGGAGGCCCTCTTTGAGGAGGAGGACCTACTGCGCCGTCTCTATCAGGAATATCTCAAGCGGGAGGCCGAACCCTTTCTGGCGGAGGCCCGAGACAAGCTCCGTGAGGTCCTGCCGAACTTGCCGGTAAAGGAAGTGATTCTCAGCGGAAATCCCCCGCGGGTTCTTTCCAGGTTTGCCTACGAGGAGGGGTGCGGCGCGGAGATCATCGCCCGGCGGGGGCGTTCACACATCGCGGAACTCGTTCTGGGGAGCTGTACTCACGCCCTTCTGCATCGTCCGGGCGAACACTCCACCTATGTGGTGGGGAGAAAATTCGTGGAGAGTGGAGCCTGTCGGCAGCCGCGATTTCTGGTGTGTCTGGACGGATCGAAGGCGAGCTGGAAGGCTCTCGAGGAGGCTGCGGGGCTGGCTATGCTCTGGAAGGCCCTGGAGGTGGTACTCTTTCATGTGGTAGACCTCTTGCCCGAGGAGGAGGACCGTAAGGGTGCCGTGGCGGACGAGATTCTGCGCACGGCGGAGGGCTTTCTGCGGGAGAGCGGGGTGCAGAGCCGGATTTCCGCCCGGGCCGTGGTCGGGGATCCCGCCGAAGAAATCGTTAAGGAGGCTGAAGAGGGAGATTACGACCTGGTGTTTCTGGGGAGGCGGCCCCGAAGCCCCTTTGAGGAGTTCTTCCTGGGGAGCGTTTCCGAAAAGGTGATGCACAGGTTGACCTTCCCCACCCTGGTGGTGGCCACCCGCGGTTGAGGCTTGCAAAAAGGATTAAAAGCGTTAAAGAGGGTCAAAAAGTTATGTTAAGGAGGGAGGGGATGAGGTTAATTAAAAGATTGTGGTTTCCGGCATTGGTTGTGGGTACTCTGGTATGGCTTTATTTTAGCAGGGACACCCTGGCGGCCGAGGTGCCGGCCAAGCCCGGGTGGCCCTGGTGGGTTTGGCCCACCATCCTTTTCCTTTTCACCTTCACCATCGGCATCATTTCTCCCATGTCCGGGGTGGGGGGAGGAGTGCTCTTCGTGCCCCTTTCCACGGCTTTCTTTCCCTTTAGCGTGGACTTCATCCGGGGGGCCGGTCTCATCATGGCCGTGACCAGCGCCTATTCCTCGGTGCCCAGCTTCGCCCGCACGGGCCTGGCCAACATCCGGCTGATGGCCGCGGTGGGCTGGGTGGTCATGGTCTCCTCCATTATCGGGGGATTTGTGGGGCTCTGGGTGAGTAACGCCTTCCCCAACGGGAAGTGGTACATCATCTTCGCCCTGGGCCTCATCCTTCTGGCCGTTTTCATCATCATGATCACCTCCAAGCGGGTGGAATATCCGGAGGTGAAGGAACAGGACGGAATCTCCAAGGCCCTGGGGCTTAAGGGGAGCTGGTTCGAACCCACCCTGGGGCGGGTAGTGGAATACAAAATCACCCGTTTTACCCTTTCTCTTTTTCTCTTTGCCGGGGTGGGATTCATAGCGGGTATGTTCGGTTTGGGGGCCGGCTGGGCCAATGTGCCGGTGCTGAACCTGGTGATGGGCTGTCCCATTAAGGTGGCCGTGGCCACCAGTATGGCCATCATAATGGTAAACGCGGCAGCCATCTGGGTTTACATGGCCAAGGGGGCCACGCTTCCCCTCATCGTGGTCCCGGCGGTGCTGGGGATCACCATCGGGGCTCGCGTGGGGGCCTGGCTCACCGTGCGGGTGAAACCGGCCTTCATCAAGTACCTGGTTCTGGGGATCATGTTGCTGGCCGCAATACTCAATGTCATCAAGGCCCTGAAAGGGCTCCATGTGATTTAAAATTCCTTTAAGGAGGGAGGATCATGGAAAATAAGGTACAGATTGATCCGGTAAACGAGGCCTTCGCCAAGGCCACGGAGATTTTTACCTATCTGGGAATCGCGGTGATGATCGTTTTCGGTTTGCTTTACCTGGTAGGGCTTCCGGGCTTCGTGGACATGAAGCAGGCGGTGGCCCACTGGCAGCTTTCGGTGGACGAGTTCTGGCGGCAGATCAAGGGAGCTCCTCTCTACGGATATTCCTGGTTCCTCTCGCACCTCAACAAGATGGATTGTCTGAGCATGATCGGGATCGCCATCCTTTCCTTCGTGCCGGTGTTCGGGTTTCTGGCCGCCATTCCCAAGAGCCGCTCCAAGGCCTACACCATCTTCTTCCTCATCCTGGTGGCCGGTTTCGTGTTTGCGGTGATTCAGCCCATAGTGATGCCCAAGTAGAGTTTCTTACGGGCCTTTGAGGAGGATTTTCACCGGGGCGATCCGGTACGGATCGCCCCTTCTTTATTTTTGGAGACGGGGCGGGCATAATAGGGGTATGCCCTGGTGGCTCCGTCGGCTTTCCCGCATCAACGAACATGTGATTAATGCGGCCCTGGCCATTTTGATCGGATTCGTAGGCGGGGTCGGGGCCATTGCCTTCCGTTTCATGATCAAGTTTTTCCAGGCCCTCTTCTATCATGACACCCGGGACTTTCTCCTCTTCTATCATAAGGTATCCCCCTGGGCCAAACTCTTTCTCCCGGCTCTGGGCGGGCTCATCGTGGGGCCCATTATTTTCTTCTGGGTGCGGGAGGCCAAGGGGCACGGAGTGCCGGAGATAATGGAGGCCCTGGTGGTGCGGGGCGGGCGCCTTCGGCCCAGGCTCACCTTTTTTCAGATGCTGGTTTCGGCCATCTGTATCGGCTCCGGTAGTTCCGTGGGCCGCGAGGGTCCCATCGTAATGATCGGTTCCTCGGCCGGCTCTGCGGTGGGACAGCTCCTGCGGGCCCCGGAGGAACGCCTGCGCACCTTCGTGGGTTGTGGTGCCGCGGCGGGAATCGCCGCCACCTTCAATGCCCCCATCGCCGGGGTCCTTTTTGCCGTGGAAATACTCCTCAACGACTTCCGCCTGGAGAAGTTCAGTCCCATCGTGCTATCCTCGGTGGTGGCCACCGCGGTGGCCCGAAAGTATTACGGGGATTTCCCCGCCCTCCAGGCCCCGCCCTACCACCTGGTGAGCCTTCAGGAATTCGTCTTTTACGGGTTCCTCGGAATAGCCGCGGGGCTTGCCGCGGTTCTCTTTATTCAGGTCCTCTACTGGTGTGAGGATTTTTTCGACCGCTTGCCCTTCCCCGAATACCTTAAACCGGTCCTCGGCGGTCTCATCATGGGACTTTTCCTGCTGAAGATCCCTCACCTCTTCGGGGTGGGCTACGGAGCCGTCAACCGGGCCCTTCACGGGGAGCTTCCGGCAAGGCTCCTCCTTCTTCTCATCTTTGCCAAGATCCTGGCCACTTCCATCGTGCTCGGTTCCGGACACTCCGGAGGGGTCTTCGCCCCTTCGCTTTTCATAGGGGCCATGACCGGTGGACTGGTGGGTTGGATAGTGCACTCCATGTTCCCGGCTTTAACCGCCTCTCCCGGAGCTTACGCCCTGGTGGGGATGGGGGCGGTGGTGGCCGCCGCCACTCACGGCCCCATTACGGCCATACTCATCATCTTCGAGCTTACCGGAGACTACAGCATCATCCTTCCCCTGATGCTCTCCTGCATAGTGAGTACCTTCGTGAGCACTTTCCTCAAGGAGGGCTCTATCTATACCATCAAGCTTCTCCGTCGGGGACTTACCTTAAGACGGGGCTGGGAACAGAGTGTCCTTGCCGGAACCCTGGTGAAAGAAGTTATGGATTCTCACTTTCAGACCGTTCCCGAAGACGCTTCCCTTTCCAGGGTGATCGAGGCCCTGGGGCGCAGCCCGCATTCTTACCTCCTAGTAGTGGACGAGCGGGGGGAGCTTTCCGGAATCATATCCTTTCACGATGTGCGGCTGGCCCTCCTTAAGGGACGGGAAGAAGCCGCCAGGCTTACCGCCGGGGACATAGCCACCAGGGAGGTGATCACCATCACCCCTGAAGACACCCTCCTTGAGGCGCAGCATCGCCTGGCCCGCCTGGGGGTCTCCCAGCTTCCGGTGGTGGACCCGCGGAATCCACGCCGCATCGTGGGAATGATCTCCATGCGGGACATCTTGAGCTTCCACGAAAGGGCCCTGCTGAAACACCTCTAGCTTTCGGAGGTGAAGAAGGAGAGATCCTTCTGGTGGCCAACGAGGTACAGCAGATCGTCCCTTTCGATTACATAGTCCGCCGGGGGAAGGAGCTGAATTTGATCGGAAAAGGCCCTTTTCACCCCTATGACATAGACCCGGTGTTTGCGCCGCAGATCCAGTTCCTTGAGACTCTTGCCCACGAAATCCGGGGGAGGCTTGACCTCGGTAATGTAGAAGTCCGGAAGAAGGGGCAGGAAGTCCAGGAAATTGGGCATGACCAGAGATCGGGCCAGCCGGATGGCCGAATCCCGTTCCGGAATGATGACCCGGTGGGCCCCGATCAGGGAAAGGATCTTGGCCCCTTCCTCGTTGAGGGCCTTGGCGATGATGTTCCGGGTTCCCAGTTCCTTGAGAAATAGGGTGACCAGGACACTCTGGGCCAGGGACCCGATGGCCACCACCACCGTATCCATCTGATCGAAGCCCAGATGTTCGAGGGTTTCCCGCCGGGTGGCGTCAGCCACCACCGCCTGAGATACGAAGGGACTTATCTCCTCCACCGCCTTCTCCGAACGGTCCACCGCCACCACTTCCTGTCCCTGTTCCGCAAGGGTGCGGGCCAGGTAGCTTCCG
The window above is part of the Thermosulfurimonas sp. F29 genome. Proteins encoded here:
- a CDS encoding universal stress protein; protein product: MPVRFFPHLEKIMVPLGKDGASEALLNFLTCLLRGLPEDLVKVVYLVHVVSSDALKRASRRDLRLEALFEEEDLLRRLYQEYLKREAEPFLAEARDKLREVLPNLPVKEVILSGNPPRVLSRFAYEEGCGAEIIARRGRSHIAELVLGSCTHALLHRPGEHSTYVVGRKFVESGACRQPRFLVCLDGSKASWKALEEAAGLAMLWKALEVVLFHVVDLLPEEEDRKGAVADEILRTAEGFLRESGVQSRISARAVVGDPAEEIVKEAEEGDYDLVFLGRRPRSPFEEFFLGSVSEKVMHRLTFPTLVVATRG
- a CDS encoding sulfite exporter TauE/SafE family protein, with amino-acid sequence MRLIKRLWFPALVVGTLVWLYFSRDTLAAEVPAKPGWPWWVWPTILFLFTFTIGIISPMSGVGGGVLFVPLSTAFFPFSVDFIRGAGLIMAVTSAYSSVPSFARTGLANIRLMAAVGWVVMVSSIIGGFVGLWVSNAFPNGKWYIIFALGLILLAVFIIMITSKRVEYPEVKEQDGISKALGLKGSWFEPTLGRVVEYKITRFTLSLFLFAGVGFIAGMFGLGAGWANVPVLNLVMGCPIKVAVATSMAIIMVNAAAIWVYMAKGATLPLIVVPAVLGITIGARVGAWLTVRVKPAFIKYLVLGIMLLAAILNVIKALKGLHVI
- a CDS encoding chloride channel protein, translated to MPWWLRRLSRINEHVINAALAILIGFVGGVGAIAFRFMIKFFQALFYHDTRDFLLFYHKVSPWAKLFLPALGGLIVGPIIFFWVREAKGHGVPEIMEALVVRGGRLRPRLTFFQMLVSAICIGSGSSVGREGPIVMIGSSAGSAVGQLLRAPEERLRTFVGCGAAAGIAATFNAPIAGVLFAVEILLNDFRLEKFSPIVLSSVVATAVARKYYGDFPALQAPPYHLVSLQEFVFYGFLGIAAGLAAVLFIQVLYWCEDFFDRLPFPEYLKPVLGGLIMGLFLLKIPHLFGVGYGAVNRALHGELPARLLLLLIFAKILATSIVLGSGHSGGVFAPSLFIGAMTGGLVGWIVHSMFPALTASPGAYALVGMGAVVAAATHGPITAILIIFELTGDYSIILPLMLSCIVSTFVSTFLKEGSIYTIKLLRRGLTLRRGWEQSVLAGTLVKEVMDSHFQTVPEDASLSRVIEALGRSPHSYLLVVDERGELSGIISFHDVRLALLKGREEAARLTAGDIATREVITITPEDTLLEAQHRLARLGVSQLPVVDPRNPRRIVGMISMRDILSFHERALLKHL
- a CDS encoding TrkA family potassium uptake protein → MGKKQFGIIGLGRFGSYLARTLAEQGQEVVAVDRSEKAVEEISPFVSQAVVADATRRETLEHLGFDQMDTVVVAIGSLAQSVLVTLFLKELGTRNIIAKALNEEGAKILSLIGAHRVIIPERDSAIRLARSLVMPNFLDFLPLLPDFYITEVKPPPDFVGKSLKELDLRRKHRVYVIGVKRAFSDQIQLLPPADYVIERDDLLYLVGHQKDLSFFTSES
- a CDS encoding SLC13 family permease, which gives rise to MRKGWFVFIVLAVLLGRGAVGAMAAQSLVNLHVSGRVLDSHKEPVDEAEIKILLNGKPLTFRKGEHGHHELTSIETEADGSFQVVAQVPGEALRNGRLEIEVFKSSFRPVTLPVDPSEVAFHGEDAFVVKNVLLERYLGPAFWIATVIFILAYVLISFELLHRTVAAMLGAAIMLAVTYTLGAWDPAFRIISYERAIAAIDMNVIFLLMGMMIIVGVLKRTGVFQWCAYKSYQLARGNVFLLCVILSAFTAVTSAFLDNVTTMLLLTPVTIEIALSLGLSPLVLLIPEILASNIGGTATLIGDPPNIMIGSYAGLTFMDFVENLGPVVALSMVALFVFSRLVYGKDYARARVEDVEAFIAKLREEYRITDGTLLTVGLIIMTIVIFFFVTHGIFHMEVSVAALFGASLLFTYALVTKKVDLLEVVEKDIEWTTLLFFMFLFILVGAVEETGLLAIVADGVYKLSHGSLTAAICLILWVAAIMSAFVDNIPFTATMLPITAYLTRVIPGAESNVLWWALALGACFGGNGTMIGASANVVTLGIAEAAGHRVKFFEYMKVGFVYMVISVAIANIWLLIFY